DNA sequence from the Patescibacteria group bacterium genome:
GGCGGATGCCTTTAATCCGAATAACATTATCACCGATCAAGAAATATTAGATTCATCCAGCATGTCACTGGAAGATATCCGCAATTTTTTAAATGATAAAGGTGGCTACATTTCCAAGAATCTTTTTAAAGATTACAGTGGTAAGTTAATGACCACGGCGGAGATCATTTATAATGCCGCAAATAATTTTGATTGTGATGATGCCAAGGATTTAAGCGCCAATCCGTCAGTTACCGAAAAGCAAGTAAAGTGCAGACCGGTCACAATTAATCCTAAATTTTTAATGGTGCTCCTACAAAAAGAACAAAGCCTGATTACTGACACTAGCCCAACCCAACGGCAACTTGATTTCGCTTGCGGTTATGGTTGTCCTGATGGCGTGGCGTGCAATAATCGCTGGACCGGCATTGGCAAGCAAATCAATTCAGCCTCATTACAATTTTATGACTATGTCAAAAATCCCCAGAACTACGGCTACAAAGCTGGCAACACCTACACCTTCCGCAACAGTAGCGGTCACGCCGATTCAGTGGTAACCATCGAAAACAACGCTACGGCTGGATTATATAATTATACTCCTCACGTTTATAATGGCAATTTTAATTTTTTCAATTTGTGGATGAAATATTTTTCTCGTAATTATCCGAATGGCACCTTAATGCAAGCCAAGGGCGAGGGTGGGGTTTGGATGATTCAAAACGGCAAAAAAAGACCATTTCTTAGTCGTGGGGCTTTAACCAGCCGCTTTGACACCAAAAAAATAATTACCGTTAGTAAGAGTGTTTTGGATAGTTATCCAAAAGGCGCCGGCATTAAGTTTCCCCAATACTCCGTTGTCCGCTCACCCCGTGGCACAATCTTCTTAATAGTTGATGATAAAAAAAGAGGCTTTTCAGATGGCGAGGCCTTCCGCAAGGTTGGTATCAATCCAGAAGAAGTGGTTAGTGCCAGCTGGACCGATCTCAATGCCTATGAAGATGGTGCGAATATCACCGCTACCTCCACTTATCCAACTGGTGCCTTATTGCAAGACAAAAAAACCGGTGGCATTTATTGGGTATCCGATGGCACCAAAGCACCACTCTGGGATGCGATTTTATTAAAAACAAAATTCAAATACAAATCAATTACCCCAGTAGACTCGACTAAATTAGCTAGCTACACCACGGTTGCTCCAGCTATTTTTGGCGATGGCGAATTAATCAAACCAAACAATTCTCCGGCTGTATTTGTTATTGATCAAGGCAAGCGCCGTTTAATAACGTCCGGAGAACTCTTTGAAGATATGGGCTACAAATGGGATAACATTATTGCTGTTACACCAAAAATCCTAGCCCTATACGAAGAAGGCCTACCATTAATTGCTGAGCCAGTCATTACGGACCCAGGCACTTCAGCGACCAGCACACCAGCAACCAGCACACCGGCCATCTCCACCACGGCCACCAGCACCGCAACCATGCCAGCCACTCCAGTTATCCCAGCTACCACCACTGATAGCACATTGCAAAGCGAAATTAATAGTATATTGAATCCATAAATTTAATATTTTAAAATGTAAATTTTAAGTTTTAAATTTAAAGTTTGCAATTAATAGTTATGTCCTTAGTTTATTCAGCCATCGTCCCCCATCCACCGATTCTTATTCCCAGCATTGGCAAAGAAAATTTAAATAAGTTAGAGGAAACCAGCCGATCATTTGAACGTATTCGCAAAGAGCTCATCAAGAATGAGGTGGATACTATTTTTATTATCTCTCCGCACGGCACTATTCAACCCAAGTCTTTTACCATCAATCTTTCTCCAGAGTTTCATTGCGATTTTCGAAATTTTGGCGACCTCGAAACTACACAAACTTGGTCAGGCAATATCAGCCTTGCCCATCGCATTCGCGAACAATTAGAAACTAAGGCGCCCCTACAGATGACCACTGAACACGAACTTGACCATGGCTCCGCCGTACCTCTATTTTTATTAACCAAAGACTTAAAGCATATCAAAATCATTCCACTCTACTATTCCGGATTGAATTATGACGCTCATTTTAAATTTGGACAACTGCTAAAACGTGAGCTTTTATTTCACAAAGACAAAATCGCCGTGATTGCCTCTGGCGATCTTTCCCATCGCATTACCAAAGACGCACCCGCTGGCTATTCACCCAAAGGCAAAAAGTTCGACAAAAAATTTATCGATCTTCTAAAACAAAATAAAACTGAGGAGATCTTAAAGATGGATCACGAACTGATCCACGAAGCTGGCGAATGCGGCCTAAAATCAATTTTAATTCTACTCGGCATCCTGGATGGTATCAAGCATACCCCCAAATTACATTCCTATGAACACCCATTTGGCGTTGGCTACCTGACTATGAGTTTTGATTTATAGCTAATCCTTCTTGGGCGTAATATTGGTCAGACTGGCAAGTTTAAAAAAATAACGCCACTTATCCTTACTATTACAAAGTTCCTTAGTATCATTTAGGCATTTTTCAACAAAAGCTCTTGGCCTATCTTTACAAATTTTAAAAACTGAACCCTTTTTCGTTGGCGGAATGTTTAATTCTTTGATAATTTGCAACGCAAAATCTTGCCACTGGTATGCCGGGGCTTTTTTTATTTGTCGACTTTTTAATATGTCTCCGAAGTTCTGAAAACCTTCTTCTTTTTTTTCCATATAAACATTATAAGTAATTTCTTGATTTTAAGCAATCTATTTGCTAAGATTAATTCATATGAGTAAAATACTAAAAATCCTAACAAATCCTAACAAGCAACTGCGGAAAAAATCCAAAGATGTCGCCCTGCAAGAGGTTAAAACCAAGCCATTTCAGGCTATGCTCGACAACATGGCCGAAACCATGCTCAAGAAAGACGGCGTTGGATTAGCCGCACCGCAAATCGGAGAAAATATCCGTCTTTTTGTCATTAATACAAAAACTGGACCGGAGTTTTTTATCAATCCGATTATTGTCAAAAAGTCCTGGGCCAAAGAAATCGCCGAAGAGGGTTGTTTATCTGTGCCGAATTTCTTTGGCAAGGTGAAAAGACACCGTCAGGTCGTAGTTGATTATGTCAACCGGAAGAACGTCAAGCAAAGAGTAGAAGCCACCGGCTTGATGGCTAGAGTAATTCAACATGAGAACGATCACCTGGATGGCGTCTTATTCATTGACATCGCGACTAATATTCATGAATTCACTGGAGAAGAGAATGATTAATTGACTTTTTTGCCATTTGTTTTTACAAAGGCATAATATCCAATCAACAAAACAAAAACAGCCACAAAAAACCAAGAAATTTCCTTATAGTACTGTGACAATAATTCCTGATTTGCTCCAAATTGATAACCCAAAATAGCTAATATAACTGTCCAAGATCCTGATCCCAGAGTTGTAAATAAGAAAAACTTTTTTAAATCCATTCTAACAAAGCCGGCCGGAATTGATATCAACTGACGGATTGCTGGCACTAATCGACCGACAAATGTTGAAACACTGCCATGGTCTACAAAGTATTTTTCCGCTTTCTCTATTTTTGCCTGATCAATTAAAAAGTATTTTGCAAATCTATGCCCAGCCAAAACAAAGACTAATTTGCGACCCAGCGTCATGGCTAAATAATAATTAAAAAAAGCACCAATCAAGCTTCCAGCAACTCCCGAAGCAATAACGAGATAAACATTCATTTGACCCATAGACGCCAAATAAGCTGCTGGAGGAATAACTACCTCTGACGGAAACGGAATAAACGAACTTTCAATTGCCATCAATAAAATTATCCCCCAATATCCCATCTTGGCAGTGGCTGTAAGTAAAATCGTCACTATTTCAAACATATTATAACAGAAATTAATATTTATTGTTTCAGTATAACATAAAAAATAAAATGAACAAACCAATCAGAACAATCTTTATCGGCACCCCCGACTTCGGCGTGCCTGCCCTGCAGAGTCTAGTTAATAGCGCAAATTTTGAAATTATCGGCGTCATCACGCAGCCTGACAAAAAAATTGGCCGCAAGCAGGTCTTAACTTCACCACCAATTAAGGTCACAGCATTAGAACACAAAATTGCCGTTCATCAACCCGAAAAAATTCGCAATTTCTCTCTTGATGTATTTAGTGATATTGATTTGATAGTTGTAGTGGCCTACGCCCAAATCATCCCCAAGAGCATCCTGGAGTCACCTAAATACGGCTGTATCAATATCCATGGCTCACTCTTGCCAAAATATCGTGGCGCTGCCTGCATTCAAGCGTCGATTATGGGTGGCGACCCTGAAACCGGCATTACTATTATGCAAATGGACGAAGGTTTGGATACTGGTGCCATTATCCACCAAGAAAAAATTAAAATTGAAAACAATGACACAACTGGTGTTATTTTTGATAAACTTTCAACTCTGGGCGGTCACATCTTGCCAGATATTTTACTAAAATATATTTCCGGCGATCTAAAACCACAGGCACAAGATAATAACAAATCATCCTATGTCGGTATGCTCAAAAAAACTGACGGACACATTGACTGGAATAAGACAGCGGTCGAATTGGAACGCTTTGTGCGCGCAATGTCACCATGGCCAGGCGCGAGCGCAATTACTAATTACAAATTAAAAACTATTAATTTAAAAATTATTTCAACGGAACATTCTGTTTTAGAGATTAACAGTCATACGCCGGGAACTTTGTTCATAAATGATGATAAATTATGTGTACAGTGTGGACAAGACGCGCTTATCGTTAAACAATTACAATTAGAAGGCAAAAAAGCCTTAACTGATAAAGAATTTCTTAACGGTCACCAGAATTTAATCGGCACAACATTAGAATAAACATTTTTTTAAAACAAAACACTCAGCTTCTAAAAAGGCTGAGTGTTTTTGGTTGGAAAATAAATTCCCAGCCATAGAAAAAACCGTTTGTTTTTATATATTTAGAAAGTAAGTATTGTTTTACGCAACCGGAAAACTCATTAATTTCAAGAAACAAAGAACCCGCGCTTCTTACGAAGTGCGGATTCTTATATCCCCATGCTTAAATCCTAATCGAGTCGCAATGATTTTGACGTCATCACGAAATAACTAGGAGACATTCAGACTAGACGGTAAACCGCTTTCATCCGAAACGCACTCTAATATTATATATTATATCAGAAACAAGTCAATAGCAAAAAAACCCCAATAAAATCAACCTCTTACTGGATAATTTTGTATAAAAAATATTATATCTTAGAATATCTCCGAACCGCAATCAAACTTGCTAAAATATTTATTGCCGCCGCTACCAGGAACTGGATTCCAAAAATTGACAAAACATTACCGTAAAAATATTGCACCAAATTAACATTATAGCTCACAA
Encoded proteins:
- the amrB gene encoding AmmeMemoRadiSam system protein B produces the protein MSLVYSAIVPHPPILIPSIGKENLNKLEETSRSFERIRKELIKNEVDTIFIISPHGTIQPKSFTINLSPEFHCDFRNFGDLETTQTWSGNISLAHRIREQLETKAPLQMTTEHELDHGSAVPLFLLTKDLKHIKIIPLYYSGLNYDAHFKFGQLLKRELLFHKDKIAVIASGDLSHRITKDAPAGYSPKGKKFDKKFIDLLKQNKTEEILKMDHELIHEAGECGLKSILILLGILDGIKHTPKLHSYEHPFGVGYLTMSFDL
- the def gene encoding peptide deformylase, producing the protein MSKILKILTNPNKQLRKKSKDVALQEVKTKPFQAMLDNMAETMLKKDGVGLAAPQIGENIRLFVINTKTGPEFFINPIIVKKSWAKEIAEEGCLSVPNFFGKVKRHRQVVVDYVNRKNVKQRVEATGLMARVIQHENDHLDGVLFIDIATNIHEFTGEEND
- a CDS encoding DedA family protein — protein: MFEIVTILLTATAKMGYWGIILLMAIESSFIPFPSEVVIPPAAYLASMGQMNVYLVIASGVAGSLIGAFFNYYLAMTLGRKLVFVLAGHRFAKYFLIDQAKIEKAEKYFVDHGSVSTFVGRLVPAIRQLISIPAGFVRMDLKKFFLFTTLGSGSWTVILAILGYQFGANQELLSQYYKEISWFFVAVFVLLIGYYAFVKTNGKKVN
- the fmt gene encoding methionyl-tRNA formyltransferase, which gives rise to MNKPIRTIFIGTPDFGVPALQSLVNSANFEIIGVITQPDKKIGRKQVLTSPPIKVTALEHKIAVHQPEKIRNFSLDVFSDIDLIVVVAYAQIIPKSILESPKYGCINIHGSLLPKYRGAACIQASIMGGDPETGITIMQMDEGLDTGAIIHQEKIKIENNDTTGVIFDKLSTLGGHILPDILLKYISGDLKPQAQDNNKSSYVGMLKKTDGHIDWNKTAVELERFVRAMSPWPGASAITNYKLKTINLKIISTEHSVLEINSHTPGTLFINDDKLCVQCGQDALIVKQLQLEGKKALTDKEFLNGHQNLIGTTLE